The DNA sequence GCCGTACAACGATACGGCAGCGATTGAAGAAACTTTTAAGTTGCACGGCGATCAAATTGCAGCCGTGATCATTGAGCCCATCGCTGGCAATATGAACCTGATTAAAGCCAAACCAGAATTTTTAGCAGCAATCCGTAAGTTAACCCAGCACCATGGCAGCGTCTTGATTTACGACGAAGTGATGACGGGCTTTCGGGTGGCACTCGGTGGGGCGCAAAGCCTGCAAGGCATTACGCCGGATCTGACCTGCCTTGGCAAGGTCATGGGTGGCGGTATGCCGATGGCTGCTTTTGGCGGCAAAAAAGAGATCATGCAGAAGTTGGCACCGATCGGCAACGTGTATCAGGCGGGTACCTTGTCTGGTAATCCGGTTGCCGTTGCGGCCGGCATGAAGACTTTGGAAATCATTTCGCGGGATGGTTTTTTTGATTGCCTCGGAGGTCAAACCAGTAAGCTGATGGCGGGCCTGAAACAGGCAGCAGATGAAGCCGGCATCCCATTCTCTACTGATAGCGTAGGCGGTATGTTTGGTTTTTACTTTACCGATCAAGTGCCCACCTCATTTGATGCGGTAACCAAGAGCAATATTGATGCGTTTAAGGTCTTCTTTCATGCGATGCTGGATGAAGGCGTCTACTTGGCTCCATCCGCCTATGAGGCCGGCTTTACGTCGATAGCGCATGACAATACCGTACTGGATGAGATCATTACTGCATCA is a window from the Polynucleobacter difficilis genome containing:
- the hemL gene encoding glutamate-1-semialdehyde 2,1-aminomutase, which translates into the protein MGLNETIFERAQKTIPGGVNSPVRAFRQVGGAPRFIKKALGPHFWDIEDKRYVDLIMSWGPMIAGHANPEVVEAVQRAATLSFSYGAPTVGEIELAERICAIMPSVEQIRMVSSGTEATMSALRLARGYTGRDLIIKFEGCYHGHADSLLVKAGSGLLTFADSTQNAPSSGGVPQDLVKYTLVLPYNDTAAIEETFKLHGDQIAAVIIEPIAGNMNLIKAKPEFLAAIRKLTQHHGSVLIYDEVMTGFRVALGGAQSLQGITPDLTCLGKVMGGGMPMAAFGGKKEIMQKLAPIGNVYQAGTLSGNPVAVAAGMKTLEIISRDGFFDCLGGQTSKLMAGLKQAADEAGIPFSTDSVGGMFGFYFTDQVPTSFDAVTKSNIDAFKVFFHAMLDEGVYLAPSAYEAGFTSIAHDNTVLDEIITASKKAFAKLK